Proteins encoded in a region of the Campylobacter geochelonis genome:
- the groL gene encoding chaperonin GroEL (60 kDa chaperone family; promotes refolding of misfolded polypeptides especially under stressful conditions; forms two stacked rings of heptamers to form a barrel-shaped 14mer; ends can be capped by GroES; misfolded proteins enter the barrel where they are refolded when GroES binds), which yields MAKEIIFSDDARNRLFNGVKKLNDAVKVTMGPRGRNVLIQKSFGAPAITKDGVSVAKEIELKDTIENMGASLVREVASKTNDEAGDGTTTATVLAHAIFKEGLRNITAGANPIEVKRGMDKEAAAVIEILKQISKPVKDKKEIAQVATISANSDEVIGSLIADAMEKVGKDGVITVEEAKSINDELNVVEGMQFDRGYLSPYFITNPEKMQVELASPYILLFDKKIANLKDLLPVLEQVQKTGKPLLIIAEDIEGEALATLVVNKLRGVLNISAVKAPGFGDRRKAMLEDIAILTGGEVVSEELGRTLDSASITDLGQAERVVIDKDNTTIVNGAGKKESIDARVAQIKAQIAETTSDYDREKLQERLAKLSGGVAVIKVGAATETEMKEKKDRVDDALSATKAAVEEGIVIGGGAALVRASLKVSLELSGDEAIGAGIVKRALFAPLRQIAENAGFDAGVVANEVATAKAENFGFNAATGEYVNMFEAGIIDPVKVSRVALQNAVSVASLLLTTEATVSDIKEDKPAMPAMPDMGGMGGMGGMM from the coding sequence ATGGCAAAAGAGATTATATTTTCAGATGACGCAAGAAATAGACTATTTAACGGCGTAAAAAAACTAAATGATGCAGTAAAAGTAACAATGGGGCCAAGAGGCAGAAACGTGCTAATCCAAAAAAGCTTTGGTGCTCCAGCGATTACAAAAGATGGTGTAAGCGTTGCAAAAGAGATAGAGCTTAAAGACACAATCGAAAATATGGGCGCAAGCTTAGTTCGTGAAGTTGCAAGCAAGACTAATGATGAGGCTGGAGATGGCACTACAACAGCTACGGTTTTAGCTCATGCGATTTTTAAAGAAGGTCTTAGAAACATAACAGCTGGCGCAAATCCAATCGAAGTAAAAAGAGGAATGGATAAAGAAGCAGCTGCAGTTATCGAGATATTAAAACAAATTTCAAAGCCTGTAAAAGATAAAAAAGAGATAGCTCAAGTAGCAACTATCTCAGCAAATTCAGATGAAGTTATAGGCTCGCTTATAGCAGATGCGATGGAAAAAGTTGGCAAAGATGGAGTTATAACTGTCGAAGAGGCAAAATCAATCAACGATGAGTTAAATGTCGTTGAGGGTATGCAGTTTGATAGAGGTTATTTAAGCCCATATTTCATCACAAATCCTGAGAAAATGCAAGTTGAGCTAGCTAGCCCATATATCTTGCTTTTTGATAAAAAAATAGCAAATTTAAAAGACTTGCTTCCAGTATTAGAGCAAGTTCAAAAAACTGGTAAACCACTTTTAATCATCGCTGAAGATATCGAAGGTGAGGCTCTTGCAACTTTAGTTGTAAACAAACTTCGTGGCGTGCTAAACATAAGTGCGGTTAAAGCTCCTGGATTTGGCGATAGAAGAAAAGCAATGCTTGAAGATATCGCTATCTTAACAGGTGGTGAAGTAGTTAGTGAAGAGCTTGGAAGAACGCTAGATAGTGCAAGTATAACTGATCTTGGACAAGCTGAAAGAGTAGTAATCGATAAAGATAACACAACTATCGTAAATGGCGCTGGTAAAAAAGAGTCAATCGATGCAAGAGTAGCTCAAATCAAAGCACAAATCGCTGAGACAACAAGTGATTATGATAGAGAAAAACTACAAGAAAGACTTGCAAAACTAAGCGGTGGCGTTGCTGTTATCAAAGTTGGCGCTGCAACTGAAACAGAGATGAAAGAGAAAAAAGATAGAGTTGATGACGCGCTTAGTGCTACAAAAGCAGCAGTTGAAGAAGGCATCGTTATAGGCGGTGGCGCGGCACTTGTAAGAGCTAGTTTAAAAGTTAGCTTAGAGTTAAGTGGTGATGAGGCTATAGGCGCTGGTATCGTAAAAAGAGCGCTTTTTGCCCCACTTCGACAAATAGCAGAAAACGCTGGTTTTGACGCTGGCGTTGTGGCAAATGAAGTAGCAACTGCAAAAGCTGAAAATTTTGGATTTAACGCTGCAACTGGCGAGTATGTTAATATGTTTGAAGCAGGTATAATCGACCCTGTTAAAGTAAGCCGTGTAGCGCTTCAAAATGCAGTCAGCGTAGCAAGCTTACTTCTAACTACAGAAGCTACAGTTAGCGATATAAAAGAGGATAAACCTGCAATGCCAGCTATGCCAGACATGGGCGGTATGGGTGGAATGGGCGGCATGATGTAG
- a CDS encoding MFS transporter: MNRVTLFTKLTLLFIGSAAMLSNLAVTTAMPHLKQYFNSPFIELYSRLMITLPALSIALLSPFLGIYIAKFGKRNSALVGFVLFTLFGSAGLYLAQIEALLLSRFLLGIGIAVIMIVTTSLVGDYFEGEARYKFMSLQNSFMAAGGAVFVIGGGVLTDIFWRLPFGVYLAGLLFIPAVILHIFDVKKVEIHESSKLTKPLYFIFGLGFLYMVIFFILPTQMPFLIMDIYGASGKLTGAIIATSFVGSTIGAIFFSPFKAKFGFAQIFLLAVLINSLGLVGVGIVKNIHFFFLTSFIIGFGGGLAMTNMSAWMLSYTNIHQRVKASSLLVSAIFLGQFISPFMTFPVVAKVGIQNAFLYIGIMLLFIVVLGFLRVLRK, from the coding sequence ATGAATCGCGTTACACTTTTTACAAAACTAACTTTGCTTTTTATTGGTTCGGCTGCAATGCTTTCAAACCTTGCTGTAACTACGGCTATGCCGCACTTAAAACAGTATTTTAACTCACCATTTATCGAACTTTACTCGCGACTTATGATAACACTTCCAGCACTTTCGATTGCCTTACTTTCACCATTTTTAGGCATTTATATCGCTAAATTTGGCAAGAGAAACTCAGCACTTGTTGGCTTTGTGCTTTTTACGCTTTTTGGTAGTGCGGGGCTGTATTTAGCGCAAATTGAGGCCTTGCTTTTATCTAGGTTTTTGCTTGGTATTGGGATTGCTGTGATTATGATAGTAACGACTTCACTTGTTGGGGACTATTTTGAGGGCGAGGCAAGGTATAAATTTATGAGTTTGCAAAACTCGTTTATGGCGGCTGGTGGGGCTGTTTTTGTTATAGGTGGTGGAGTTTTGACTGATATTTTTTGGCGGCTACCTTTTGGTGTTTATTTGGCTGGTTTGCTCTTTATCCCTGCTGTGATTTTGCATATTTTTGATGTCAAAAAAGTAGAAATTCATGAGAGTTCAAAACTAACAAAACCACTATATTTTATCTTTGGTTTGGGATTTTTATATATGGTGATATTTTTTATCTTGCCAACGCAAATGCCGTTTTTGATAATGGATATTTATGGTGCAAGTGGCAAACTAACGGGCGCGATAATAGCAACATCGTTTGTCGGAAGCACCATCGGAGCGATATTTTTTAGCCCATTTAAGGCAAAATTTGGCTTCGCGCAAATCTTTTTACTAGCCGTTTTGATAAACTCGCTTGGTTTAGTTGGCGTTGGAATCGTGAAAAATATACATTTTTTCTTTCTAACTTCATTTATCATAGGTTTTGGCGGAGGACTTGCGATGACAAATATGAGTGCGTGGATGCTCTCTTACACCAACATTCACCAGCGAGTAAAAGCCTCATCTTTACTAGTGAGTGCTATATTTTTAGGACAGTTTATATCGCCTTTTATGACTTTTCCAGTTGTTGCTAAAGTCGGCATTCAAAATGCTTTTTTATACATTGGCATAATGCTACTTTTTATCGTTGTTTTGGGCTTTTTAAGAGTTTTAAGAAAGTAA
- a CDS encoding molybdopterin-dependent oxidoreductase, producing MSISRRKFLKSTAAAATVVASANPLLADEKKGVKTVPHASNVGAFYADVKDGKIVKIHPQESDKDPKYPGSEAWIDRVYSDTRIKYPCVRKSYLEAKGDVSKIAPQLRGKEEFVRVSWDEAMALILDKLKSVKPEEIYNASYGAWGHPGSLHNCSATAGRFLNTVFGGAVGMDGEHSNGAAGKVNTTIVGDLEVYSLQTAHEVILENTQVYVMWGADLFKCNQIDYKVANRGNNPYYDKYAKSDIKFITIDPQYTPIAKRFNAQWVKIRPNTDVALMLGMMHYLYTSGKYDKEFVEKYTDGLDKFLPYLLGKTEDKVAKTASWAAKITGVDEKIITALADTFVSNRTFLAGNWAMQRAQHGEQVDWTLIVLAAFIGQIGLPGGGFGFSMHYSGGGQAFSGVMLPGGLAQGKNKVRAKIPASRIGEALLNPGKKIKFKGEEIVYPKFKVFYNVGANTLGHQPNANELIKGLRTLDMVVVHEPWWTPTAKMADIVLPSTTPLERDDISYGGSYSQDYVYAMKKVVEPLFEARNDYDVFEEMAKLVGERQWRKFSGGGKSKEELLKGFYERSDCPNYMSFEEFWEKGFVHFEPSEEARKYVRHAEFRADPVANKLRTESGKIQIYSQKFAEFKLDDFKGHPMWFEPTEWLGDVEKTKAYPFHIVSPHPTYRIHSQMDNSFIRKAYKVTNREPVMINDEDAKKLGIKDGDAVEVYNERGSVIAGAVVTKNIMSGVLSLQEGAWYDPENIDDEKPRCNAGHINVLTPSFPTSTMAQATSVNTCLVAIKKVEVKPYAGIKTPVVKGA from the coding sequence ATGTCGATTTCAAGACGAAAATTTCTAAAATCAACTGCTGCGGCAGCTACGGTAGTAGCGAGTGCAAACCCGTTATTAGCAGATGAGAAAAAAGGCGTAAAAACAGTGCCACATGCTTCAAATGTCGGAGCATTTTACGCTGATGTAAAAGATGGCAAGATAGTAAAAATTCACCCACAAGAGTCTGATAAAGACCCAAAATATCCAGGTAGCGAAGCGTGGATAGATAGAGTTTATAGCGACACTCGTATAAAATATCCTTGCGTTAGAAAAAGCTATCTTGAAGCAAAAGGCGATGTTTCTAAAATCGCACCACAACTTCGCGGCAAAGAGGAGTTTGTAAGAGTTAGTTGGGATGAAGCTATGGCGCTAATCTTAGATAAGCTTAAAAGTGTAAAACCAGAAGAGATTTATAACGCAAGTTATGGTGCGTGGGGACATCCAGGCTCACTTCATAACTGTTCAGCTACAGCGGGACGTTTTTTAAACACAGTTTTTGGTGGCGCTGTTGGAATGGATGGCGAGCATAGTAACGGCGCAGCCGGTAAGGTAAATACTACGATAGTTGGGGACTTGGAAGTGTATTCGCTTCAAACTGCTCACGAAGTTATACTTGAAAATACACAAGTTTATGTTATGTGGGGTGCGGATTTGTTTAAATGTAATCAAATCGATTACAAAGTCGCAAACCGTGGAAACAACCCATACTATGATAAATACGCAAAATCAGATATCAAATTTATTACGATTGACCCACAATATACTCCGATTGCAAAACGCTTTAATGCACAATGGGTTAAAATCAGGCCAAACACCGATGTAGCCTTGATGCTTGGCATGATGCACTATCTTTATACAAGCGGCAAATACGATAAAGAATTTGTTGAAAAATACACCGATGGACTTGATAAATTCTTGCCATATCTACTTGGAAAAACAGAGGATAAAGTCGCAAAAACAGCGTCTTGGGCAGCAAAAATCACAGGCGTAGATGAAAAAATCATAACAGCTTTGGCTGATACTTTTGTAAGCAACCGCACATTTTTAGCTGGAAACTGGGCTATGCAAAGAGCACAACACGGCGAACAAGTTGATTGGACGTTGATAGTTTTAGCAGCATTTATCGGACAAATCGGACTTCCTGGTGGGGGATTTGGTTTTTCTATGCACTACTCAGGTGGCGGACAAGCATTTAGTGGTGTTATGCTTCCTGGCGGGTTAGCGCAAGGCAAAAACAAAGTTAGAGCAAAAATTCCAGCTTCAAGAATCGGCGAAGCGCTTTTAAATCCAGGTAAAAAGATTAAATTCAAAGGCGAAGAGATAGTTTATCCTAAATTTAAAGTGTTCTATAATGTTGGAGCAAATACTCTTGGTCATCAACCAAACGCAAATGAGCTTATCAAGGGACTTAGAACGCTTGATATGGTTGTTGTGCATGAGCCTTGGTGGACACCAACAGCGAAGATGGCAGATATCGTTTTACCATCTACAACTCCACTTGAAAGAGATGATATAAGCTATGGTGGTTCATACTCACAAGACTATGTTTATGCGATGAAAAAGGTTGTTGAGCCGCTTTTTGAAGCGCGAAATGACTATGATGTGTTTGAAGAGATGGCAAAGCTAGTTGGAGAGCGTCAGTGGCGTAAATTTAGTGGTGGTGGCAAGAGCAAAGAGGAGTTGCTTAAAGGCTTTTATGAAAGAAGCGATTGTCCAAATTATATGAGCTTTGAGGAATTTTGGGAAAAAGGATTTGTGCATTTTGAACCATCAGAAGAGGCTAGAAAGTATGTAAGACACGCTGAGTTTAGAGCAGATCCAGTGGCAAATAAGCTAAGAACAGAAAGCGGTAAAATACAAATTTATTCACAGAAATTTGCTGAGTTTAAACTAGATGATTTTAAAGGTCATCCGATGTGGTTTGAGCCAACTGAGTGGCTTGGGGACGTAGAAAAAACAAAAGCTTATCCATTTCACATAGTTAGCCCACACCCAACATATCGCATTCACTCACAGATGGATAACAGCTTTATTCGTAAAGCTTATAAGGTAACAAACCGTGAGCCTGTGATGATAAATGATGAAGATGCTAAAAAACTTGGCATAAAAGATGGCGATGCGGTTGAAGTATATAACGAGCGCGGAAGCGTGATAGCTGGGGCTGTTGTCACAAAAAATATAATGAGTGGAGTGCTTTCTTTGCAAGAAGGAGCATGGTATGATCCAGAAAATATAGATGATGAAAAACCAAGATGTAATGCAGGTCATATAAATGTCCTAACTCCATCTTTCCCAACATCGACAATGGCTCAAGCAACATCGGTAAATACTTGCTTAGTTGCGATTAAAAAAGTTGAAGTCAAGCCATATGCTGGCATAAAAACTCCAGTGGTAAAAGGAGCGTAA
- a CDS encoding helix-turn-helix domain-containing protein, with the protein MVSDDIFLQNKIKSKSDIFKNLFSATGKNFLHLYLNCNVNIDIIVLDLDILENFNIFTILNMKPKQQFLFLAKDRKVYQSLLRKFSGGASAVLFKPVKFSAILDNIELLVLQDKINTIKLNSYIQVDILKEQIYENDTQLFLTSKMHKLIIMLASNLGKLTTFEMIDEVVYDSESSSRVVMQNLVGNLKRKLNLNIKNVHSKGYILYTS; encoded by the coding sequence GTGGTCTCAGATGATATATTTTTACAAAATAAAATTAAGTCAAAAAGCGATATTTTTAAAAATTTATTTTCTGCAACTGGTAAAAATTTTTTACATCTTTATCTAAATTGTAATGTAAACATTGACATTATCGTGCTTGATTTAGACATTCTAGAGAACTTTAACATTTTTACCATCTTAAATATGAAGCCCAAACAGCAGTTTCTTTTTTTAGCAAAGGATAGAAAAGTTTACCAATCTTTGTTAAGAAAATTTAGCGGTGGAGCATCAGCTGTTCTTTTTAAACCAGTTAAATTTAGCGCTATTCTTGACAATATTGAACTTTTAGTCTTGCAAGATAAAATAAATACCATTAAACTAAACAGCTATATACAAGTTGATATCTTAAAAGAGCAAATTTATGAAAACGATACTCAGCTTTTTTTAACAAGCAAAATGCATAAACTCATAATCATGCTCGCCTCAAATTTAGGCAAACTTACTACATTTGAGATGATAGATGAAGTAGTTTATGATAGCGAGTCTAGCTCAAGAGTTGTCATGCAAAATTTAGTCGGAAACCTAAAAAGAAAGCTAAATTTAAACATCAAAAACGTCCACTCAAAAGGCTATATTTTGTATACTTCATAA
- a CDS encoding DUF4209 domain-containing protein codes for MNKNNIELNLGDFKKSNYMEIIELSSLKTCLFYSLVFAENAQKEEEAGNIKKAKILSLLAKICSVSIKPQSMNDPYSPMFKFKGKRTFLPDDLEIDEIIFLEKIIEECKDYRIQSKIADILWIIKKHRNIKYLEIALSAYKKFDLNTKISIEFAEALKAYERAIYLTLKVKKPIDDLLELVVESFEKLEFDKTANCKRMSSLLILFGKYITKEIFYKIVNKLEKFALIFIENQDFSIANDYLMSAREWYHKFQHDDEDKEHELTVKIIQNLENLGDSKLYNLTASHFYNRAIWECHSIPAKYKGKFCIQNKLNNLYLKYTQSNQLGIAESSRIYSNIDISELIENNINKIKNKSINEAILALGTVVSLLNYNKIKLQFNKAKYMFPLCSTIIQKYYFNDGRMIASKEPFDAYIASEYKIHFELMVEGCIIPALEQFLIEHRVNREYLLDICKNSSIVLPNRVNIWTEGLYFGFEGEFFTSVHILIPQIEHLIRTFLKQNYVKTTILDEHGIESEKSINSLLKEEKLIELIGINLVEELKMLLINQIPYNLRNDISHGLVDDDTNNAGFIYLWWLCLRLVVVNSVWST; via the coding sequence ATGAATAAAAATAATATCGAGCTAAATTTAGGTGACTTTAAAAAATCTAATTATATGGAAATTATAGAGTTATCATCTTTAAAGACTTGCTTGTTTTACTCTTTGGTGTTTGCAGAAAATGCTCAAAAAGAAGAAGAGGCTGGAAACATTAAAAAAGCTAAAATTTTGTCGCTGTTAGCTAAAATTTGTTCTGTTTCTATAAAACCGCAAAGCATGAACGACCCATATTCACCAATGTTTAAATTTAAAGGCAAAAGAACATTCTTGCCAGATGATTTAGAGATAGATGAAATTATATTTCTTGAAAAAATTATTGAAGAATGTAAAGATTATAGAATACAATCTAAAATTGCAGATATATTATGGATTATAAAAAAACATAGAAATATTAAGTATTTAGAAATAGCTCTAAGTGCATATAAGAAATTTGATTTAAATACCAAAATATCTATAGAATTTGCAGAAGCCCTAAAAGCATATGAGAGAGCTATCTATTTAACATTAAAAGTAAAAAAACCTATAGATGATTTGCTTGAGTTAGTTGTGGAGTCTTTTGAAAAATTAGAATTTGATAAAACTGCAAATTGTAAGAGAATGAGTAGTTTATTGATATTATTTGGTAAATATATAACAAAAGAAATTTTTTATAAAATAGTAAATAAGCTAGAAAAATTTGCTTTAATATTTATCGAAAATCAAGATTTTAGCATAGCTAATGATTATTTAATGAGTGCTAGGGAATGGTATCATAAATTTCAACACGATGATGAAGATAAAGAACATGAGCTAACTGTCAAAATAATACAAAATCTTGAAAATTTAGGAGATAGCAAACTTTATAACTTAACAGCTTCTCATTTTTACAACAGAGCCATATGGGAATGTCATAGTATCCCTGCTAAGTACAAAGGTAAATTTTGCATTCAAAATAAATTAAATAACTTATATTTAAAATATACTCAAAGTAATCAATTAGGAATAGCTGAATCGTCAAGAATATATTCAAATATTGATATTTCCGAATTGATTGAAAATAATATAAATAAAATTAAAAATAAAAGTATTAATGAAGCAATTTTGGCTTTAGGAACAGTTGTATCGCTTTTAAATTACAATAAAATAAAATTGCAATTTAATAAAGCAAAATATATGTTTCCTTTATGCAGTACGATAATTCAAAAATATTATTTTAATGATGGAAGAATGATTGCAAGTAAAGAACCATTTGATGCATATATTGCATCAGAATACAAGATTCACTTCGAGCTTATGGTTGAGGGTTGTATTATTCCTGCGTTAGAGCAATTTTTAATAGAGCATAGAGTTAATCGCGAATATTTGCTTGATATTTGTAAAAACTCATCGATAGTTTTGCCAAATAGAGTAAATATTTGGACTGAGGGGTTATACTTTGGATTTGAAGGAGAATTTTTTACATCAGTTCATATATTAATTCCGCAAATTGAACATTTGATAAGAACATTTCTTAAACAAAATTATGTTAAAACTACTATTTTAGATGAACATGGTATTGAAAGTGAAAAGAGCATTAACTCGTTGTTAAAAGAAGAAAAATTAATAGAACTTATTGGCATAAATTTAGTTGAAGAGTTAAAAATGTTATTAATAAATCAAATCCCTTATAATCTTAGAAACGATATTTCACATGGGCTTGTTGATGATGATACTAATAACGCTGGATTTATTTATCTATGGTGGCTATGTTTAAGGTTAGTTGTGGTTAATAGTGTCTGGAGTACATAG
- the groES gene encoding co-chaperone GroES: MKFQPLGKRVLVEREEETKTTASGIIIPDNASKEKPSSGKIVAVGKECEDVEVGDTVVFAKYAGSEVSIDEKKYLILNLEDVLGKLK; the protein is encoded by the coding sequence ATGAAATTTCAACCACTTGGAAAACGCGTTTTAGTAGAGCGCGAAGAGGAGACAAAAACTACAGCGTCTGGCATTATCATTCCAGATAACGCCTCAAAGGAAAAACCATCATCTGGTAAAATCGTAGCAGTCGGTAAAGAGTGTGAGGATGTAGAAGTTGGCGATACAGTTGTCTTTGCAAAATACGCTGGTAGCGAAGTTAGTATAGATGAGAAAAAGTATCTTATACTAAATTTAGAAGATGTTTTAGGTAAATTAAAATAA